The Streptomyces sp. NBC_00162 genome window below encodes:
- the thpD gene encoding ectoine hydroxylase gives MTYASTRTANDLYPTRGSEEVLTGRTDPVVWSEPGTPGPIWAHELESFERDGYLSVDELITPDEVDVYRAEMDRLLRDPSTLADERSIVEPKSREVRSVFEVHRISEVFASLAADPRVVGRARQILGSEVYVHQSRINVKPGFGASGFYWHSDFETWHAEDGLPHMRTVSVSIALTPNYTTNGGLMIMPGSHRSFLGCAGATPKDNYKKSLQMQDAGTPSDEALTKFASACGIKLFTGKAGSATWFDCNAMHGSGDNITPHPRSNVFLVFNSVENRPSKPFAAPVRRPGYIASQDFTPVR, from the coding sequence ATGACCTACGCATCCACCCGCACTGCGAACGACCTGTATCCGACCAGGGGCTCCGAGGAGGTGCTCACCGGCCGCACCGACCCCGTCGTCTGGTCCGAGCCCGGCACCCCGGGCCCCATCTGGGCCCACGAGCTGGAGAGCTTCGAGCGCGACGGCTACCTGTCCGTCGACGAACTCATCACGCCCGACGAGGTGGACGTCTACCGGGCCGAGATGGACCGGCTGCTGCGCGATCCTTCGACGCTGGCCGACGAGCGGTCCATCGTGGAGCCGAAGTCCCGGGAAGTACGCTCCGTCTTCGAAGTCCACCGGATCAGCGAGGTGTTCGCGTCCCTCGCCGCCGATCCGCGTGTGGTGGGGCGCGCGCGACAGATCCTGGGCTCCGAGGTGTATGTGCACCAGTCCCGGATCAACGTAAAGCCCGGTTTCGGCGCCAGCGGCTTCTACTGGCACTCCGACTTCGAGACCTGGCACGCCGAGGACGGCCTGCCGCACATGCGCACCGTGTCGGTGTCCATCGCCCTGACGCCGAACTACACCACCAACGGCGGCCTGATGATCATGCCCGGCTCCCACCGGAGCTTCCTGGGCTGTGCCGGTGCGACGCCGAAGGACAACTACAAGAAGTCCCTCCAGATGCAGGATGCGGGCACCCCCTCGGACGAGGCGCTGACCAAGTTCGCCTCGGCCTGCGGCATCAAGCTCTTCACCGGCAAGGCGGGTTCGGCCACCTGGTTCGACTGCAACGCGATGCACGGCTCGGGTGACAACATCACGCCCCACCCGCGCAGCAACGTGTTCCTCGTCTTCAACAGCGTCGAGAACCGCCCGTCGAAGCCCTTCGCCGCCCCGGTGCGCCGCCCCGGGTACATCGCCTCGCAGGACTTCACCCCCGTGCGCTGA
- a CDS encoding xanthine dehydrogenase small subunit, with amino-acid sequence MVAARITVNGKEAPISPAAPHTTVLDFLRERGLTGTKEGCAEGECGACSVLVARPGVHKPTDWVAVNACLVPVAALDGQEVVTSEGLATAGEPGMPATLHPVQEEMAVRGGSQCGYCTPGFICSMASEYYRPGRCAHADSDAASADSTDSEHGPNGFDLHALSGNLCRCTGYRPIRDAAFAVGAPAEDDALAQRREQSPPEPAATEYTQDDSAFLRPSTLADALRLLRERPGAVVVAGSTDWGVEVNIRSRRANCVVAVDRLPEMRLLRVESDHIEIGAALTLTEIERRLDGSVPLLAELFPQFASRLIRNSATLGGNLGTGSPIGDSPPVLLALEASVVLADADGEREVPLSDYFTGYRQSVRRPGELIRAVRVPLPLSPVVAFHKIAKRRFDDISSVAVAFALDIEDGIVRKARIGLGGVAATPIRAIAAEAALEGKPWAVETVEGAARVLRAQGTPMDDHRASSGYRSAMLGQSLLKLYAQTTEAVSS; translated from the coding sequence ATGGTAGCGGCGCGGATCACGGTCAACGGGAAAGAGGCACCGATTTCACCGGCTGCACCCCACACCACGGTGCTGGATTTCCTGCGCGAGCGCGGCCTCACCGGCACCAAGGAGGGCTGCGCCGAGGGTGAATGCGGCGCCTGCTCGGTCCTGGTGGCCCGTCCCGGGGTGCACAAGCCCACCGACTGGGTGGCGGTCAACGCCTGCCTGGTCCCGGTCGCGGCGCTCGACGGTCAGGAGGTCGTCACCTCCGAAGGTCTCGCCACCGCCGGCGAACCCGGTATGCCGGCCACCTTGCACCCTGTGCAGGAGGAGATGGCCGTCCGCGGCGGTTCCCAATGCGGTTACTGCACACCGGGGTTCATCTGCAGCATGGCCTCCGAGTACTACCGCCCCGGCCGCTGCGCACACGCGGACTCGGACGCGGCCTCGGCCGACAGCACCGACTCCGAACACGGTCCGAACGGTTTCGACCTGCACGCGCTGAGCGGAAACCTGTGCCGCTGCACCGGCTATCGCCCGATTCGCGATGCCGCGTTCGCCGTCGGTGCGCCCGCCGAGGACGACGCCTTGGCGCAGCGCCGCGAGCAGTCCCCGCCCGAACCGGCCGCCACCGAATACACCCAGGACGACAGCGCGTTCCTGCGGCCGAGCACCCTGGCCGATGCGCTGCGGCTGCTGCGCGAGCGGCCCGGCGCGGTGGTGGTCGCCGGAAGCACCGACTGGGGCGTGGAGGTGAACATCCGTTCCCGCAGGGCGAATTGCGTGGTCGCGGTCGACCGGCTGCCCGAAATGCGGTTGCTGCGAGTCGAATCCGACCACATCGAGATCGGGGCGGCGCTGACGCTCACAGAGATCGAACGCCGCCTCGACGGCAGCGTTCCACTGCTGGCAGAGCTGTTCCCGCAGTTCGCATCCCGGCTCATCCGCAACAGTGCGACCCTCGGCGGCAACCTGGGTACCGGGTCCCCCATCGGTGACAGTCCGCCGGTGCTGCTCGCGCTCGAGGCGTCGGTGGTACTCGCCGACGCCGACGGTGAGCGCGAAGTCCCCCTGTCCGACTATTTCACCGGCTACCGGCAGAGCGTGCGCCGTCCCGGCGAGCTGATCCGCGCGGTACGCGTCCCGCTGCCGCTGTCGCCGGTCGTGGCCTTCCACAAGATCGCCAAACGGCGCTTCGACGACATCTCCAGCGTGGCGGTCGCGTTCGCGCTCGACATCGAGGACGGGATCGTACGCAAGGCACGCATCGGCCTGGGCGGCGTGGCCGCCACCCCGATCCGCGCCATCGCCGCCGAGGCGGCCCTGGAGGGCAAGCCGTGGGCGGTGGAGACCGTCGAGGGCGCGGCCCGGGTGCTGCGGGCCCAGGGCACGCCGATGGACGATCACCGCGCCAGCTCCGGCTACCGCTCCGCGATGCTCGGCCAGAGCCTGCTGAAGCTGTACGCACAAACCACCGAGGCGGTGTCGTCATGA
- the xdhB gene encoding xanthine dehydrogenase molybdopterin binding subunit, giving the protein MSHLSERPEMPVVGVSMPHESANLHVTGTALYTDDLVHRTKDVLHAYPVQVMKAHGRITALRTGPALAVPGVVRVLTGADVPGVNDAGMKHDEPLFPDEVMFYGHAVAWVLAETLEAARLGAAAVEVELDEQPSLITLQDAIAADSFHGARPVMLAGDVDAGFGDSAHVFTGEFQFSDQEHFYLETHAALAHVDEGGQMFVQSSTQHPSETQEIVAHVLGLHSHEVTVQCLRMGGGFGGKEMQPHGFAAIAALGARLTGRPVRLRLNRTQDLTMSGKRHGFHAEWKIGFDADGRIQALDATLTADGGWSLDLSEPVVARALCHIDNTYWIPNARIAGRIAKTNKVSNTAFRGFGGPQGMLVIEDIMGRCAPLLGLDPMELRERNFYRQGHSTPYGQPVLHPERISTIWQQVQEDAAIADRKLEIAAFNTAHPNTKRALAITGIKFGISFNLTAFNQAGALVLIYKDGSVLINHGGTEMGQGLHTKMLQVAATTLGIPLHKVRLAPTRTDKVPNTSATAASSGADLNGAAVKNACEQLRERLLQVAGTQLGVSASDVRIVEGVARALGNDKELAWDDLVRTAYFQRVQLSAAGFYRTEGLHWDAKTFQGSPFKYFSYGAAATEVEVDGFTGAYRIRRVDIVHDVGDSLSPMIDIGQVEGGFVQGAGWLTLEDLRWDSGDGPNRGRLLTQAASTYKLPSFSEMPEEFNVRLLENATEEGAVYGSKAVGEPPLMLAFSVREALRQAAAAFGPGGVSVELASPATPEAVYWAIEAVRRGGVQHDGHAPGAGEVPTEASALSNA; this is encoded by the coding sequence ATGAGCCATTTGTCCGAGCGCCCCGAAATGCCGGTCGTCGGCGTTTCGATGCCACACGAGAGCGCCAACCTGCACGTCACCGGCACCGCGCTCTACACCGACGACCTGGTCCATCGCACCAAGGACGTGCTGCACGCCTACCCGGTCCAGGTCATGAAGGCCCACGGCAGGATCACGGCGCTGCGCACCGGGCCCGCGCTCGCCGTGCCCGGTGTGGTCCGCGTGCTGACCGGCGCCGACGTACCCGGTGTGAACGATGCCGGAATGAAGCACGACGAACCGCTGTTCCCCGACGAGGTCATGTTCTACGGCCACGCGGTCGCCTGGGTGCTCGCCGAGACCCTGGAGGCGGCCCGGCTCGGTGCGGCGGCCGTCGAGGTGGAACTCGACGAACAGCCCTCCCTGATCACGCTGCAGGACGCCATCGCGGCGGACAGTTTTCACGGCGCCCGGCCCGTGATGCTCGCCGGCGACGTCGACGCCGGTTTCGGCGACTCCGCGCACGTGTTCACCGGCGAGTTCCAGTTCTCCGATCAAGAGCACTTCTACCTCGAGACGCACGCGGCGCTGGCCCACGTCGACGAGGGCGGGCAGATGTTCGTCCAGAGCAGCACTCAGCATCCCTCGGAGACGCAGGAGATCGTCGCGCACGTGCTCGGCCTGCACAGCCACGAGGTGACCGTGCAGTGCCTGCGGATGGGTGGCGGCTTCGGCGGCAAGGAGATGCAGCCGCACGGGTTCGCGGCCATCGCCGCGCTCGGCGCCAGGCTGACCGGCCGGCCGGTGCGCTTGCGGCTCAACCGGACCCAGGACCTGACCATGTCCGGTAAGCGCCACGGGTTCCACGCCGAGTGGAAGATCGGCTTCGACGCCGACGGCCGCATCCAGGCCCTGGACGCCACCTTGACCGCGGACGGCGGCTGGAGCCTGGACCTGTCCGAGCCGGTGGTGGCCCGCGCGCTGTGCCACATCGACAACACCTACTGGATTCCCAACGCGCGTATCGCCGGTCGCATCGCCAAGACCAACAAGGTCTCCAACACCGCCTTCCGCGGCTTCGGCGGACCGCAGGGCATGCTGGTGATCGAGGACATCATGGGCCGGTGCGCGCCGCTGCTCGGCCTGGATCCGATGGAGCTGCGCGAGCGCAACTTCTACCGGCAGGGCCATTCGACGCCGTACGGGCAGCCGGTCCTCCACCCCGAGCGGATCTCGACCATCTGGCAGCAGGTTCAGGAAGACGCCGCCATCGCCGATCGCAAGCTCGAGATCGCGGCCTTCAACACCGCGCACCCGAACACCAAGCGGGCGCTCGCGATCACCGGGATCAAGTTCGGAATCTCGTTCAACCTCACCGCCTTCAACCAGGCGGGCGCGCTGGTGCTGATCTACAAGGACGGCTCGGTCCTGATCAACCACGGCGGCACCGAGATGGGGCAGGGCCTGCACACCAAGATGCTGCAGGTGGCCGCGACCACTCTGGGTATCCCGCTGCACAAGGTGCGGCTGGCCCCGACGCGCACGGACAAGGTTCCCAACACCTCCGCCACCGCCGCAAGTTCCGGGGCGGATCTCAACGGTGCGGCGGTGAAGAACGCCTGCGAGCAGTTGCGCGAGCGGCTGCTGCAGGTCGCGGGCACCCAACTGGGTGTGAGCGCCTCGGACGTGCGCATCGTCGAGGGCGTCGCGCGGGCCCTGGGCAACGACAAGGAGCTGGCCTGGGACGACCTGGTGCGCACCGCGTACTTCCAGCGAGTCCAGCTGTCGGCGGCCGGTTTCTACCGGACCGAGGGTCTGCACTGGGACGCGAAGACTTTCCAAGGCTCCCCGTTCAAGTACTTCTCCTACGGCGCCGCCGCTACCGAGGTGGAGGTGGACGGCTTCACCGGCGCGTACCGCATCCGGCGGGTGGACATCGTGCACGATGTCGGCGACAGCCTCTCCCCGATGATCGACATCGGTCAGGTCGAGGGCGGTTTCGTGCAGGGCGCGGGCTGGCTGACGCTGGAGGACCTGCGCTGGGACAGCGGTGACGGGCCGAACCGCGGCCGGCTGCTGACCCAGGCCGCGAGCACCTACAAGCTGCCGAGCTTCTCGGAGATGCCCGAGGAGTTCAACGTCAGGCTGCTGGAGAACGCCACCGAGGAGGGCGCGGTCTACGGGTCCAAGGCGGTCGGTGAGCCTCCGCTGATGCTGGCGTTCTCCGTACGAGAAGCGCTGCGGCAGGCCGCCGCGGCGTTCGGGCCCGGCGGAGTCAGCGTGGAACTCGCCTCCCCCGCGACACCGGAGGCGGTGTACTGGGCGATCGAAGCGGTCCGCAGGGGCGGCGTGCAGCACGACGGCCACGCGCCGGGCGCCGGCGAGGTCCCCACCGAAGCAAGCGCTTTGAGCAATGCCTGA
- the xdhC gene encoding xanthine dehydrogenase accessory protein XdhC, with protein sequence MTWVAAVARLRARREPGVLVTVATVRGHAPRRAGAKLVVGQTETWGSIGGGNIEAVAIDRARELNGTADAEPELMEFALNDKVTGRHGVQCCGGAVTVLLEPLPVVQAVAVFGVGHVGLELARILARHNLDLHLIDTRPDILTDERLSVLADAVAQIHVHHTPLLPEEVLTELAPGTHVLIMTHDHAEDAALCDAALRTAGLGSIGLIGSAAKWARFRQRLAAEGGHDAATIDRIKTPIGMAGITGKEPATIAVSVAADLLRAFEHDRHRAVPSAVGAAPFAPVAGSA encoded by the coding sequence ATGACATGGGTCGCCGCGGTCGCGCGGTTGCGGGCACGCCGGGAACCCGGCGTGCTCGTGACCGTCGCGACCGTGCGCGGCCACGCGCCCCGCCGGGCCGGTGCCAAGCTCGTCGTGGGACAGACCGAGACCTGGGGTTCGATCGGCGGCGGCAACATCGAGGCGGTCGCCATCGATCGGGCGCGCGAGCTGAACGGCACGGCCGACGCGGAGCCGGAGCTGATGGAATTCGCCCTCAACGACAAGGTCACCGGCCGACACGGCGTGCAGTGCTGCGGCGGAGCCGTCACGGTCCTGCTCGAACCCCTGCCGGTGGTCCAAGCGGTGGCCGTCTTCGGCGTCGGGCACGTCGGCCTGGAGCTGGCCCGCATCCTCGCCCGCCACAACCTCGATCTGCACCTGATCGACACCCGCCCCGACATACTGACCGACGAACGGCTCAGCGTGCTCGCGGACGCGGTGGCGCAGATCCACGTGCACCACACTCCGCTGCTTCCGGAGGAGGTGCTCACGGAGCTGGCACCCGGCACCCACGTCCTGATCATGACCCACGATCACGCCGAGGACGCCGCGCTGTGCGACGCCGCCTTGCGCACCGCCGGTCTCGGCTCGATCGGATTGATCGGCTCGGCCGCCAAATGGGCGCGGTTCCGGCAGCGGCTGGCCGCCGAGGGCGGCCACGACGCCGCCACCATCGACCGGATCAAGACCCCGATCGGAATGGCCGGGATCACCGGCAAGGAACCCGCCACGATCGCGGTGAGCGTCGCGGCAGACCTGCTCCGGGCCTTCGAACACGACCGCCACCGGGCAGTGCCGAGCGCGGTTGGCGCGGCGCCGTTCGCTCCAGTGGCCGGTAGCGCGTGA
- a CDS encoding TetR/AcrR family transcriptional regulator: MSEGKGGPGGLRERTRRAVQAEIVATAMRLFLERGFEATTMEQIAGEIGISRRSLFRYSGTKEDIVLGDHAESGRVLQTALEARPADESPWEALRAALKALVESLPYAPDDFLKITSMLHASPSLRGRQLEKRQQWMDLLVPDIARRLGPEADPMTEMRARALVACALACSDVAMEIWVRSNGTVDMEQVFDEAVAAVRG; this comes from the coding sequence ATGAGCGAGGGCAAGGGCGGGCCGGGCGGGCTGCGGGAGCGCACCCGGCGGGCAGTGCAGGCCGAGATCGTCGCCACCGCGATGAGGCTGTTCCTGGAGCGCGGTTTCGAGGCCACCACCATGGAGCAGATCGCGGGCGAGATCGGTATTTCGCGGCGCTCGCTGTTCCGCTACTCCGGCACGAAGGAAGACATCGTGCTGGGGGACCACGCCGAAAGCGGCAGGGTTTTGCAGACCGCGCTGGAAGCCCGGCCGGCGGACGAGTCCCCGTGGGAAGCGCTCCGGGCCGCCCTGAAAGCACTCGTGGAGTCCCTCCCGTACGCTCCGGACGACTTCCTCAAGATCACCAGCATGCTCCACGCATCGCCCTCCCTCCGCGGGCGCCAGCTGGAAAAACGGCAGCAGTGGATGGACCTGCTCGTGCCGGACATCGCCAGACGGCTGGGCCCCGAGGCGGACCCGATGACGGAGATGCGCGCCCGCGCCCTGGTCGCCTGTGCCTTGGCCTGCTCGGACGTGGCGATGGAAATCTGGGTGCGCAGCAACGGGACGGTCGACATGGAACAGGTCTTCGACGAGGCGGTTGCCGCCGTACGCGGATAG
- a CDS encoding SDR family NAD(P)-dependent oxidoreductase, whose translation MFSVFPGAAMSAVDYRGQTTLITGASAGIGTEFARRIAARGSHVVLVARRKERLEELAAELTAAHGVELQAPKSSSFEG comes from the coding sequence ATGTTCAGCGTCTTCCCGGGAGCAGCCATGAGCGCCGTCGACTACCGCGGTCAGACCACCCTCATCACCGGTGCCAGCGCCGGCATCGGTACGGAGTTCGCCCGCCGGATCGCGGCGCGTGGATCCCACGTCGTCCTCGTCGCCCGGCGCAAGGAACGACTGGAGGAGCTGGCCGCCGAACTCACCGCGGCCCACGGCGTCGAATTGCAGGCGCCGAAGAGCAGCTCCTTCGAGGGGTAG
- a CDS encoding SulP family inorganic anion transporter, translating into MPTRGRPLLLPVGFRGYRRSWLGRDALAGVTVAAYLVPQVMAYAAVAGLPPVAGLWAILPAMVVYALIGSSRLLSVGPESTTALMTAVAVGPLAVGDPGRYAVLAAALAVVVGLMCLVAWAVRLGFLADLLSRPVLVGYLTGVALIMIVDQLPRLTGVRTTESDFFPQLYSFARHLGQLDRPTAVLSATLLVVLFTAPTRWPVLPRPLLALVLATAAVAVFGLDERYGIPTIGAVPSGLPVPALPSLGDLPQLVLPALGVLLVGYSDVILTARAFARHGDPRPLDANRELLALGAANVGAGIFHGFPVSSSASRTALAESAKARTQVYSLVGALAVLTVLLFLGPLLADTPKAALGAIVVYAAVRLIEVGEFRRLAVFRRRELLLAVGCLLGVLGFGILYGVLVAVALSVVELLARVARPHDAVEGLVPGVAGMHDVDDYPTARTVPGLVVYRYDSPLFFANAENFRLRALAAVDEQSTRVRWFVLNMEANVEVDITALDAVDALRLELEHRGVVFALARVKQDLRQSLDAYGLTASVGTDRIYLTLPTALAAYRAWKPGAGTGAE; encoded by the coding sequence ATGCCCACGCGTGGACGACCGCTCCTGCTTCCTGTCGGCTTCCGGGGCTACCGCAGGTCGTGGCTGGGTCGGGACGCGTTGGCCGGGGTGACCGTCGCCGCCTATCTGGTGCCGCAGGTCATGGCGTACGCAGCCGTGGCCGGGCTGCCCCCGGTCGCCGGGCTGTGGGCAATCCTGCCGGCCATGGTCGTCTACGCGCTCATCGGTTCTTCGCGGCTGCTGTCGGTCGGGCCGGAGTCGACAACCGCGCTGATGACCGCCGTAGCCGTGGGGCCGCTCGCGGTCGGCGACCCGGGCCGGTACGCCGTCCTGGCGGCAGCCCTTGCCGTGGTGGTCGGCCTGATGTGCCTGGTGGCCTGGGCGGTGCGCCTCGGCTTCCTCGCGGACCTGCTGTCACGGCCGGTCCTCGTCGGCTACCTGACCGGGGTCGCGCTCATCATGATCGTCGACCAGCTTCCCCGGCTCACCGGGGTGCGCACGACGGAGTCGGACTTCTTCCCCCAGCTGTATTCCTTTGCCCGCCACCTGGGACAACTGGACCGGCCGACCGCAGTCTTGTCCGCCACCCTGCTCGTCGTGCTCTTCACGGCGCCGACGCGCTGGCCGGTACTGCCGCGTCCGCTGCTCGCCCTGGTCCTTGCCACGGCAGCGGTGGCGGTGTTCGGGCTGGACGAGCGGTACGGGATCCCCACGATCGGGGCCGTGCCCTCAGGGCTGCCGGTGCCCGCTCTGCCGTCCCTCGGTGACCTTCCGCAGCTGGTACTCCCGGCGTTGGGTGTGCTCCTCGTCGGCTACTCGGACGTGATCCTGACCGCCCGGGCCTTCGCGAGGCACGGAGATCCGCGTCCGCTGGATGCCAATCGCGAACTGCTGGCCCTGGGCGCGGCGAACGTGGGAGCCGGCATCTTCCACGGATTCCCGGTCAGCAGCAGCGCCAGCCGCACCGCGCTGGCCGAATCCGCGAAAGCCCGGACCCAGGTGTACTCACTGGTCGGCGCCCTTGCCGTCCTGACGGTCCTGCTCTTCCTGGGCCCGCTCCTGGCCGACACCCCGAAGGCCGCCCTCGGAGCGATCGTCGTCTACGCAGCCGTACGGCTGATCGAGGTGGGCGAGTTCCGTCGCCTTGCCGTCTTCCGCCGTCGTGAGCTTCTCCTGGCCGTCGGATGTCTGCTGGGCGTCCTCGGTTTCGGCATCCTCTACGGCGTACTCGTCGCGGTGGCCCTGTCGGTCGTCGAGCTGCTCGCCCGTGTCGCCCGACCGCACGACGCGGTGGAAGGCCTCGTACCCGGGGTCGCCGGCATGCACGACGTGGACGACTACCCGACGGCGCGCACGGTGCCGGGCCTGGTGGTCTACCGGTACGACTCTCCGCTGTTCTTCGCCAACGCCGAGAACTTCCGCCTGCGGGCCTTGGCCGCAGTCGACGAGCAGAGCACCCGCGTCCGGTGGTTCGTCCTCAACATGGAGGCGAACGTCGAGGTCGACATCACCGCCCTGGATGCCGTGGACGCCCTCCGCCTGGAGCTCGAGCACCGGGGCGTCGTCTTCGCCCTGGCCCGGGTCAAGCAGGACCTGCGCCAGAGCCTGGATGCCTACGGACTGACCGCCTCGGTGGGCACCGACCGGATCTACTTGACCCTGCCCACGGCCTTGGCGGCCTATCGAGCGTGGAAACCCGGGGCGGGCACCGGAGCGGAGTAG
- a CDS encoding pyridoxamine 5'-phosphate oxidase family protein, protein MDQEGIRRPGGRAGGTTAARHMRELDRAEALRLLATVSLGRIVFTQHALPAVRPVNHLVDGEDIIIRTHEGGALASLAAPADVPGVVVAYEADVIDPDTHLGWSVVVTGYARLVADADDADRYADLLRPWVGQPMTSALRIRPDLVTGFRLEAAPPRPAPAA, encoded by the coding sequence ATGGATCAGGAAGGCATACGGCGACCCGGCGGCCGGGCGGGTGGCACGACGGCCGCCCGGCACATGCGGGAACTGGACCGGGCCGAGGCCCTGAGACTTCTCGCGACGGTGTCACTGGGGCGCATCGTCTTCACGCAGCACGCGCTGCCCGCCGTCCGGCCGGTGAACCATCTCGTCGACGGCGAGGACATCATCATCCGGACCCACGAAGGCGGGGCCCTTGCCTCTCTGGCGGCACCCGCCGACGTGCCCGGCGTGGTGGTGGCCTACGAAGCGGATGTCATCGATCCCGACACGCACCTCGGCTGGAGCGTCGTCGTCACCGGCTACGCGCGACTGGTGGCCGATGCCGACGATGCCGACCGCTATGCGGACCTGCTGCGCCCCTGGGTGGGACAGCCGATGACCAGCGCCTTGCGGATCCGCCCGGATCTCGTCACCGGGTTCCGGCTGGAGGCGGCGCCGCCGCGGCCCGCGCCGGCGGCCTGA
- a CDS encoding STAS domain-containing protein, translating into MTTALIDLKTVARDDRGLIIALAGELDFYTAGQVGPHLRELAGSGHRNIILDLCGLSFCDSAGIDLLTRFNRHCRAAGTRLLLCDVPPLVAKSMRVLAADRDLKFVFS; encoded by the coding sequence ATGACGACCGCCTTGATCGACCTGAAGACCGTGGCCCGGGACGACCGAGGTCTGATAATCGCCCTGGCCGGAGAGCTCGACTTCTACACGGCCGGGCAAGTAGGGCCACACCTCCGCGAACTCGCCGGATCCGGCCACCGCAACATCATCCTGGACCTGTGCGGCCTCTCCTTCTGCGACAGCGCGGGCATCGACCTCCTCACCCGTTTCAACCGCCACTGCCGTGCGGCGGGAACACGGCTCCTCCTGTGTGACGTGCCGCCCCTCGTGGCCAAGTCCATGCGGGTGCTCGCCGCCGACCGCGACCTGAAGTTCGTATTTTCGTGA
- a CDS encoding response regulator, translating to MAGSGAPSPAKEPISVFLLDDHEVVRRGVHDLLDAEPDLTVVGEAGTAEQALIRIPALRPQVAILDVRLQDGDGVSVSRELRSRMPELACLMLTSFDDEEALLDAVMAGASGYVLKQITGTDLVTAVRTVAAGQSMLDPGATTRLMARMRGDVPKDEQVPGLPGFTDREKEILLMVSEGLTNREIGKRLYLAEKTVKNIISRLFVKLGVERRVQAAVIASHALTPPGRHPVPAAE from the coding sequence ATGGCCGGCAGCGGTGCCCCCTCCCCTGCGAAAGAGCCCATCAGCGTCTTCCTGCTCGACGACCACGAAGTCGTACGCCGAGGGGTGCACGACCTGCTGGACGCCGAGCCCGACCTGACCGTGGTCGGTGAGGCGGGCACGGCGGAACAGGCTCTGATCCGCATCCCCGCGCTGCGCCCCCAGGTCGCGATCCTGGACGTACGGCTCCAGGACGGTGACGGAGTGAGCGTGAGCCGTGAACTGCGCTCGCGGATGCCCGAACTGGCCTGCCTGATGCTCACGTCGTTCGACGACGAGGAAGCGCTGCTGGACGCCGTGATGGCGGGTGCCTCGGGCTACGTCCTCAAGCAGATCACCGGTACCGACCTGGTGACCGCCGTCCGGACGGTGGCCGCCGGCCAGTCGATGCTCGATCCCGGTGCCACCACGCGGCTGATGGCCCGCATGCGCGGCGACGTGCCCAAGGACGAGCAGGTCCCGGGGCTTCCCGGCTTCACAGACCGGGAGAAGGAGATCCTCCTCATGGTCAGCGAGGGTCTCACCAACCGGGAGATCGGCAAGCGGCTGTACCTCGCGGAGAAGACCGTCAAGAACATCATTTCGCGGCTCTTCGTCAAGCTCGGCGTGGAGCGGCGCGTCCAGGCCGCGGTGATCGCCAGTCACGCGCTGACCCCGCCCGGCCGGCATCCGGTCCCGGCCGCGGAGTAG
- a CDS encoding universal stress protein has protein sequence MKRTLVVGVDGSAESRAAADWAAQEAMRRDMHVHVVHAWLWKPLAVPVVQDRGAEARRAQEILEETEAELIRRHPRLSLSAEVVPDVPVPALLRAAKDAEMLVLGSRGHGAVAGFLLGSYGQQLIASAECPVVSVRVRHGRPVSGAGEGEVVVGQQGGVEESAEVLRFAFETAAARKVPLRAVRAWSLPPVYGYSPGSLWIADQFGGLEPFEKAALEQALEPWRLRHPEVEVVAHAEQGSAGHVLLSAASDAQLLVVGRRVRESALGARVGSVAHAVLHHAACPVAVVPHH, from the coding sequence GTGAAGCGAACCCTCGTCGTCGGAGTGGACGGTTCCGCCGAGAGCCGGGCCGCTGCCGACTGGGCGGCTCAGGAGGCCATGCGCCGCGACATGCACGTGCACGTGGTCCACGCCTGGCTGTGGAAGCCGCTCGCCGTCCCGGTCGTCCAGGACCGCGGTGCCGAGGCCCGCCGGGCCCAGGAGATCCTGGAGGAGACGGAGGCCGAGCTGATCCGTCGGCACCCGCGGCTCTCGCTCTCCGCGGAAGTGGTGCCGGACGTCCCCGTTCCGGCTTTGCTGCGTGCCGCCAAGGACGCGGAGATGCTGGTACTCGGCTCCCGCGGGCACGGTGCCGTGGCCGGCTTCCTGCTCGGCTCCTACGGGCAGCAGCTGATCGCCTCCGCCGAGTGCCCCGTCGTCTCCGTCCGCGTCCGGCACGGCAGGCCGGTGTCCGGGGCCGGCGAGGGAGAGGTGGTCGTCGGTCAGCAGGGCGGCGTGGAGGAGTCCGCCGAGGTGCTGCGCTTCGCCTTCGAGACGGCCGCGGCGCGCAAGGTCCCGCTCCGCGCGGTCCGGGCCTGGAGCCTGCCCCCGGTCTACGGATACAGCCCCGGCTCGCTGTGGATCGCCGATCAGTTCGGCGGGCTGGAGCCGTTCGAGAAGGCCGCGCTGGAGCAGGCGCTGGAGCCGTGGCGGCTGAGGCACCCCGAGGTGGAGGTCGTCGCGCACGCCGAGCAGGGGAGCGCCGGTCACGTGCTGCTGTCCGCCGCGTCGGACGCCCAGTTGCTCGTCGTCGGCCGGCGGGTCCGCGAGTCGGCGCTGGGCGCGCGTGTCGGGTCGGTGGCCCACGCCGTCCTCCACCACGCGGCCTGCCCCGTCGCCGTCGTCCCGCACCACTGA